In Synergistaceae bacterium, the DNA window CGGAGCGCACGACGTAATCATGAAGGAAGCAGTAAGACGGAGCAAGTAAGAATGAGAAAAATTCCCCCTGTACGAGAAATGCAGGGGGAATAATTTTAGCGTAGGTTAGTTCTGTCTGCGGATGACAAGCTCGCCGAAGAGCAGACACGCCAGAGTTACAGCACCGCCGAGCCCCACAATGTACCACTGGGACTGCATAGCCAGAGGAGGAAGGATAGCCGCGAAGGTTGACGTGAAAGGTGTAGTTACTCCGATCGCGAACCCGAACGCCTTCCAGCTGTCGGACTTTGACGAAGGGTCAACGCATCTCGCGAGTGCCAGGCCGCTGGGGGTTGAGCCGTGCCCCTGACCGAAAGCCATCAGGCCGAGTTCGAACCATTCACGTTTTAGCCAGCGTCTAACGAGGAACATGCACACAAACGACATCAGAAGGATAATCACAACCATGTGAAGCAGTATCGGCACAAAGAATGACGCAAACAGTTTGAGGTTCAGGGTAGCGGTTGCCGAGCACACGCAGATTTCCAGAGCAACGCCGCCGATGTTCTTGATGCCCTCAAGGTCAGCATAAGTGTCTGTGTGAGTCTTCCTCATGATGTACCAGACTATGAACGCGCCGACTATGCCGTAGAGCAGGGCGGGAATTGTCTTCATTACGGAGGCGAATGCAGGGATAGGCACAAGAGCTAATGACTTGAAGAGTTTTTCGCCGATGAACATGCACAGCAGGACAATCGCTAACTGAAGGGCGAGGCCGTTCACGACATCAGATGACACAGTCCCGACACCGAGAGACCTTCTTTCGCTCTCAGGCAGCAGTACCGGCGCATCTCCCGTGCTTGCCTTCTCCTTAGTGTACGACGACCAGCCTAACCTTGCGCCGATGTTCACCCAGACCATTCCGGCGAGCATTGCAACGATGAGGCCGAGAGTTGCCATGATGATGCCGAGCCCTAACATTCCGGAGTTGCCCATCTCCTCAAAGATTGTTCCGGCAGTCGTAGCCGCGCCGTGTCCGCCCCAGTAGGTATATATCGCCATCATTCCCCAAGCGTAAGGCATATCGGGCCAGTGCTTGGAGAGGAATATACCTGCGAGCGTACCTATTATCATCTGTGAAAAGTACGTGAGGAAGATTAGATTAACAGCACCCGCATACTTCTTGAGCGTCTCCTTGTTAATCATCGAGCCGAAGATTGCCGTAGTCAGAACGACGTTAATCATGGGTGTCGCCATTCCCGCCCAAGTTTTGGGGATGTCAATCCAGCCCAAAACCTGCGGACCGAGTATCAGCGCAACCGCACCGCCGATTAATCCTGCAGGGAGGAAGAGATTCTTGAGGGGCTTGCAGATTCTCAGCAGGAAGACTCCCAGAAGAAGGAACACCATCAGCAGAGCAAGGTCATTGACCGCAACCGTAAACACCTGTCCGAACGCTACATTAGTCATAGTTTCCGCCTCCTCTTAATTACTTCAGCGAGTCCGCAACCTTCTCGACGAGTTCACGTGAAGGGTTCTTGCGGTCCTCTTTCGACACCTCAAGGATTAACTTGTACAGCGACACGCCCTTAGTCTCCGCAACTTCCTTGAACATCTTTGTGAAGCTGGAGTGCGCACCTGCGAGGCCAAGAATCAGGTCGAAGGGTTTTACTGCAACGTGATAGCTGTACGCTTCCATAGCTGGGATTAATTCCTTGTCCTCGAAGTCGAGCATTGCCATGAGGTCAACGTCCTGAAGAAGCCCGAGCCTCTGGAAAGCCGCCGCCGCAAGTTCAGTCGCGCAGTTTCCGGCACTTCTTGCCATTCCGAGAAGCCCGCAGTCGAACACGTCAGCACCTGCCTCATGAGCCGCGAGGGCATTAGCTACGGACAGCCCCAGATTGTTATGGCCGTGAAACGCTACGGGAATCTTCACGCTGGCTTTGAGAGCCTTGACGTAAGCACCGGCATCCTGCGGCATCATCGTACCGGCGGAGTCCATAACCGTAACTTCATCGAGCCCGCAACTTTCGAGCATTGCGGCTTCTTCTGCGAGTTCGTCGGGAGTCGACACATAAGCCTTCATCATCGAGAACCTGCAGATCATTCCGGCATCCTTTACGCGCTTGATGGCATCACAAGCATTTTTGCCGTCGCCTGCGTTTGCCCCGACGCGCAGGAACTTAAGGCCGTAACTCTTCGCGAGGCTGACGTTCTCAGCTGTGCCATTCTTCCAACCCATGAACATACCTATTTCCGCCTGAGGCAGGAAGGGCTGTATGACTTCAAGATATTCTTTGTCGGTACAGGGAGCTATTGAGCTGTTCGCCTCGTATGAGCCGATGCCCGTGCAGTTGCCCATCTCGATGACGCGGACATTACTGCGGATAAGCCCTCTGATTATCATTGCGGTCATCTCTGCGTTGAAACCGCGTCCAACGACGTTTCCGCCGTCCCTAAGCGTGCAGTCAAGTAACTTCATTGTTTTACCCTCCTCTGTGATTTACGCGACTCTGTGAGCGGGTTCTCCTCCGCCCAGAACCTTGATGACTTCCTCTACAACTTCCATTCCCATGCGGTAAAGTGCCTCTTCTGCACACGCGCCGATGTGCGGAGTCCCCACGAAGTTATCAAGCTCGAATAAGTTAGTGTTCTGGCGGGTAGGGGGTTCTGCGACGAAGGCATCACACGCGGCGGCTCTGAGCTTTCCGGCCTTGAGTGCGTGATACAGGTCTTCCTCGTTGACGATCCCGCCTCTTGCGGCATTAACGAGGATTGCACCCTTCCTGAAACAGTCGAAGGTGTCTCCTGCGATGAGATTCCTTGTCGAGTCGGTGAGTGGAACGCTGACGTTCACGATGTCAGAATTTGCGATGAGCTCCTGAACTGTCTCGTATTTCTCGTAGCCGAACTTTGCCATGACTTCACGCGAAACATACGGGTCATAGCCGATTACCTTAACGCCGAATCCATTGCGGAGAATTTCTGCTGCTCTGCGGGCAATGTTGCCTGTTCCTACGAGGCCGAGCGTCTTTCCAGTAAGCTCCATACCTGTCATCTCGGCGGGAGCAATCTTCTTGAACGCTCCGCCCTGCGTCTTGTTGTGCGCAAGAGTGATGTTGCGCGAGATGTCCAGCATCAGCCCGACGATGAGTTCTGCGACGGAGTTGCTGTTTGCGCTGGGAGTGTTGAGGACGGTGATGCCGCGTTTCTTGGCCTCATCGAGGTCGATGGTGTTGCAGCCGACTCCGTGCTTGCCGATTACCTTAAGGTTCTTGCAGGTGTCCATTACCGTAGCGTTCACTTCAAAAACTCTCAGGATGATAGCTTCTACTTCATCTGCTCTGTCGAAATTGTCAACGACAGAACAATTCTTCCTGAGGAGCTCCAAAGCGTCAGGATGTATGTACTCGCTTAAGAATACTGACATTGATGCTTCCTCCATGTATTAGATTGTGTGCGGGAAATGTTGTAACGTTTACTTCATGTTTAGAATTATACATGTAGTTAATATTTTGCGCAATACTTTAAACGAAATTTTTGCTACAAATTTTCATGAGCGTGTGTGCACAAAAAAAGTCCCTGCGTTCGAGGGACTCTGTATCGGAAAAAGGGTTATGCGTCTATTCGCTGGTAGGCTGTGAGTTCGTCTCGCTCGTCGAGGCGTGATTTGTAGTCAACTTCCTGGCCGGTAAGTATGAGGATGTATTCAGAGAGTGCCGCCGCACCTAAGACTGAGTGAAAGAAGCTCATTCCTGCGGTTGAGACGTAAAGCACCGTATCTGTGTACTGCTTCAACGGTTCAGGAAACTCGTTAGTGATGAGGCAGACCCTTGCGCCGTTCTTCTTGGCGGTCTCGAGATATTTTGCGTCGGTCTTGTAGTAGCGCGAGAACACGAACATTATCACCGCGTCGCCCGCATCAACGTCCTGCATCCTGCTGAGGGACATACCTTCGCTGTCGTCAAGGTAAAACACGTTCGGGAGCATGAAGGTCAATGTTCTGCTGAAAGTCAGCGCAAGCCCCCTGCATCCTCTGAGGCCGATAATGTACTTGTGCTTTGCGGATGTCAGAGCTTCAACTACCTTGTGAATGTCCTCCGGGCTGTTGGTGAAAGCTGATAACATGTTCTGCTGGATGAATGCCTGAAACTGTATCATAGGGTCAATGCGCTGAAATTTCTGGCTGCTCTGCGTCATTCTCTCTCCGAGCGAAAGTCCCGCAAACGAGTTTTCTACAAGCATGTTATAGACGTGAGCTTTGAGATCCTTGAAGCCCTCGTAGCCGATAATCCTGCAGAAGCGAATCACTGATGCATCACTAACGCCGATTTCACGCGCAACGTCCTGCGAGGACATTCCGGCTAATTTCTCCTGATTGTTCAGGAAGTAATCCGCCATCTTCTGCTGAAGTTTCGTGAATTTCGTGTGCCGAAGCCTGTCCGTTAATGTTCCTGTTATGGTAATTTTGGGTTGCCTCCTAATGAAGATTTGAGCGTCTACGATTCTACAGGAACATCATGAACGCCGCAAAGCTCATCCCCGCCGTAACAGCAATCACCCTCAGCGGAGCAAGCCGGAAATAGTTGCACAAGCACCACACGAGAGTTCCCGTGCCGATCCACGCGGTAAAGTAATTCCAGCCCATCGAGTAAGGGACAGCTTCCGCGACGCAGTCAGCCGCTTTCTCCCAGAGCAGGAAGCCGCCTTCCGCCGCGAGCACAGCATAACGCACGCCCAGAAGCCGCAGAGCTCCCAACGCAGAAGCAATAGTGAGAGCAAACGTGAAGTATATCGGCGCAATGACATTCAGCACTATTCCAACAATAACAACTTCGCCGAAGGTACTGCTGACCTGCGGAAAGCTCACGAGGAACATCAGAGAACTCAGCGCGAGCCAGAATTTGCGGGGGATTGTCGTTATCGTGAGTGCGCAGAGCATCGACAGCCTGAATCCTATGTCCCAGAACATCAGCGGAGACCACATCAGAATCATTACTCCTGCGAGGCTGACTGAGTTCACGCCGTTCACCGGTCGGCCAAGACCACGCGCGATTAACCCTGCCTGAAACATCAAGCCCGCCCGCAACGCACTCGGAGCCGCACCAGTCAGGAGAATGTACAGCCACATAATCACCGACAGCATCACCGAACTTTCCCCGAAGAAGAACGACGCGCACAGCACAATTATTCCGACATGGAAGCCCGACACAGCCAGAAGGTGAACAGTTCCCCAGCGTCGGTGCATTCGGTTGAGGAGGTCATCGCGCTCACCTAACCACATTGCCTTCAAGTATGAGGCTGTCGCGTCGGGAAGGTACATCGTGAGTTTCTTCGAGAGCCTGTAACGGAACAGAGCAAGGCTGAACTTTTCCCCAAGTTCTTCGACGTTGTAGAGGCTGAGCCACGAAGTTATTCCCCTTGCCTGCCAGTACCTGCCTTCGTCAAAGTTTCCGTTCTTCCTGAAGCTCCGCGTAACTCCGTCGAACTTTATGCGCGTTCCCTGCATGTATTCGGCGAACGGAAGACGCACTGCGTACCGGCCTCCTCCGTCAACGTCGACAGTCAGGACGTACTGCCTTCCCCAAGTGCGCACAGCCGTAACCGTCCCCGCCGCTTCCGTAAGAGTTACGTTGTCTGCGGGAGGACGCGAGAGAACCCAGCAGCACCTAAGCGAGCACAACGCGCAGATAGCCAGTCCCGCAAAGAACAGCGGCCATTGTCCGGGAAGTTCGTGCTCGTAGGACGAGAACATCACCGCGACGTACAGCGCAGGCACCATCACGGCGAACGCCCACATTCCCGCGCGGTCATAGAGTGCCAGCCCGGCAGTCAGTCCCGCGAGAACTGCGAGCATAGGCGAACGTCTCAGAACTTCCATCAGCGAATCACTATCTGCGTGCGAATCTGCTTTAGCTTGGCCGCACCGATACCCTTGACGTTCAGGAGGTCTTCGGGCTTCGAGAATGAGCCGTGCTTCTGCCGGTAGTCGATGATTCTTTGTGCCGTAGCTTTGCCCACTCCGTTGATGCGCTGCAGTTCCTGAAGGTTAGCGCGGTTGATGTCGACGAGCGAACTCCCGCCGGATGACGAGCGTGTGAATGTCAGCTGCCCCCTCATCTGCTCGAGCCGTGATGAACCGATGCCCTTGACGTTGAGGAGGTCTTCAGGGCTCGTGAAGCTGCCGTGCTTCTTGCGGTAGTCGATGATCCTCTGAGCGATTGCCGGGCCAACGCCGCTGATGCGCTGAAGTTCGTGAACGTCAGCACGGTTGATGTCGACGAGACCGCCTGACTGCGGGGATGTTCCGGGTACTGGTGCGTTCGGCGATGCCTGTCCCTTCTCGGGAATGTCGATGTGCAGGTTCGGCGACAAGAAATCAGCGAGGTTCAGTGATGCCTGGTCGGCTTTCGGCGTGAAACCTCCGGCGGCGTTGATTGCCTCGTAGATTCGCGAGCCCTCAAGCAGCTTGTACACTCCTGGCTTCTTCACCGCACCAGTAACATAGACGAACCAGATTTCCGGCGCAGAAGGCTTCTCTGGTTCACTCGGGGTGGCGGCAGGCGCAGTAGCTTCGGGGACAGGCGCAGGGTTGTCGGCGGGCGTAGATTGCGGCGAGGGACGGAAGAGCATCGTGAACGTTCCGGCCAAGAGAAAGAGTATCACTCCTGAGACGGTGATTACGAGTTTGCGGGACTGCATGGGCAATTTCTCCTGATGTGAAAATTTATGCTGATTATATAACGCATTGACGCGCATTTGACCCGCGAATAAAATTATCTTCATCCTTAACACGAAAGGACTGACAGATTATATTCAGAGCAGCCGACTTCCTCCTGCCCAACTCTGAGGACTTGTCTTCGTGGGCAGTTGTTGCCTGCGACCAGTTCACATCACAGCCCGAATACTGGGACAAGGTCAGAGACATAGCGGGCATTTCGCCTTCCGCGTACAATCTCATTCTGCCGGAAGCACTCCTGAGCTCCTCGACACCAGAGACCTGCGCGCACATAAATTCCATGATGGCAGACTACCTCGAACACGGCTTCTTCACCGAGTACAGAGACGCGTACATTTACGTTGAACGCACTCTCCTCGACGGCTCGATACGTCCCGGCATAGTGGGAGTGATTGACCTCGAAGAGTACGACTACCTTCCAGGCACAACGCCCCGCATCCGCGCGACCGAGCAGACCGTCAGCGAACGAATCCCCGCCCGCAAAGCCATCCGACAGAACGCCGCGCTCGAACTCTCGCACGTTATCCTTCTGTGCGACGACGAACGCCGCGAACTCATCGAGCCCCTGAAGCACTCAAAGCATAGCATGAGGAAGCTCTACAGCTTCGAGCTTATGCTGGGAGGCGGGAACATTCAGGGCTGGCTGGTCGAAGGAGACCACGCAAGAGCCTTCAACACACGGCTTGCCAGCTACATCCGGCGCAAGAGCAGAGACCTTCCGTTGGTGTTCGCTGTCGGGGACGGAAATCACTCTCTAGCGGCGGCGAAAGCATGTTACGAGGAACAGCGCAGCACCAACCCCCTCGCACGTTACGCGATGGTCGAGCTCGAGAACATTCACGACGACTCGCTGAAGTTCGAGCCGATTCACCGCATCGTCAAAGGCGTTGACCCTGATACTGTGCTCGCATCGATGAAGGCTGACATCTGCGCTCCGATGTTCGGGGCTTCCTGGCCGATAAAGTATTACGCGCGCGGAAAGTCCGGCACTCTGCACCTCGACAAAGCACGCGGAGCATCAGCCTTAATCGTGCTTCAGCAGTACCTTGACGCGAAACGCTGCAGCATTGATTACATTCACGGGACGGACACACTGATTCAGCTGTCGTCTCATGAAGGATGCATAGGCTTTGAGCTTCCTCCGTTCGACGAGGCGGCAAAACGCGACTTCTTCAGGGTCATTGCAGAGTCAGGAGTCCTGCCGCGAAAAACTTTCTCGATGGGTCATGCCCAAGAGAAACGCTACTACCTCGAGGCAAGGAAGATACGTTAATGCTCGCGGATCTCGGCCTTCTGTACTGCGCGTTCTTCTGGGGCACGAGCTTCGTAACCATGAAGATACTCGTGGGGGTTTACCCTGCGTGCTGGCTTCTGTTCCTGAGGTTTTCAACAAGCTCGGTGATGCTCTATCTGTTCTTTCACAATCGCATCAATAAATCCTTCCGCCATGTCTTCAAGGACGGAGTAATACTAGGCTTCCTGCTGTTTGTTGCGATAACGACGCAGACCGTAGGGCTGAACTACATCGGCGGAGGACGGAGCGCGTTCATCTCTGCGACGTATGTGCTGATGGTGCCGCTGATGCTCTGGGCACTGCAGAAGGATTTTCCGGGCTGGGTGAAACTTTTTGCGGCGGCGTTGTGCGTTGCGGGAATGTACTTCCTCACGGGCGAAGATGTCTCGGAGGCTTCGGCACTCGGAGACGCTTTAACGGTGATTTGTGCGCTGACGTTCGCGGTTCAGGTTATCGTGATAAGCCGGAGCACTCAGGGGAGCGACCCCATCGCGCTGAGCTTTGCGGAGTTCGTGAGCTTCTCGGTGTTCGCACTCGTTGCGTCGCTGATGTTCGAGACACGCCCCGTGCTTCTGGACGCTGGAAGTCTGCCCGAGCTTCTGTTCACGATAATCTTCGCGACGTTCGGGTGTTACTCGATGCAGATAGTCGCCCAGAAATACGCCGAACCTTCACACGCAACAATCATCATGAGCCTCGAGTCAGTCTTCGGCCTAGCGGGAGGGATAATCTTTCTCGGAGAGAGCCTGACCTTCCGCGCTGGTGTCGGCTGTGCGTTAATCTTTGTGTCGGTGCTGATCTCAGAACTTGAACCCTACTTCCGCAAAAGGAGCTGAACGGTAATTGCTTGAGCGTTTCTTCTCGGGTACTAACTGGCTGTTGATTCTGTCGCTGGTTTTCGGCAGTGCTGCCCTCGCCGTTCTGGGGGATTCGCTCGGCTCTAAGTACGGCAAAAAGCGAATGTCCCTCTTCGGCCTGCGTCCCAAGTACACCAGCCGCCTCATAACTGCGTTCACCGGAGCATTAATCGCGGCGGGAGTTCTGGCGGTCATGTCCGTATTCTCGCAGGACGTGAGAACCGCGCTGTTCGGGATGAAGCTCCTGAAGCAGCAGATGTACGATCTGCAGTTCCAGCTGACACGTAGCGAGGAGAACGCACAGCAGGCACGCGTGAGCTTGGCCGAAGCCTCAGCGAGCCTTGACCTCACGAGCTTTGAGCTAGACACGATGAAGAATGACCAGCTGCTCCTGCAGTTACAGCGCGATGAACTTCAGGCCTCGTTGCGGGTGATGCGCGAGGAGTCCCAGCAGCTGCGCGAGGAGATACGTTCACTGAGGAGCGAGGCGATCGCCATGAACGCGAACGTACTTCTCGGGCAGGCGGCGTTTGAGCCAGGGATGTCGCGGGAGGAGATTGCGGCGGGGATAGCGGCCTTGAAGCAGCGCGTGAGGCTGAACGTGCTGTCGCTAATCTCTAACCAGTCCTTCACGCGGATGCGGGACATTCCCGTAGAGTTCGACGCAGAGGCAGAGGCGGCACTAATTGACGAGCTTGCGGGTTCTGACATGAGGCAGTACGTGCGCGCGCTGTCGGGAGAAAATTACGTTTTCGGCGATAACATGAGAATCATGGTGAGGCTTGAGACCGGCACGAGCATAATCATCTACCCTGACGGTTCGCCTGTGTACAGAAAGTTCTTCGCTAACGGCGGCTCGGCCAAGAGTGAGGAGACATTGCACGTGTTTCTGCG includes these proteins:
- a CDS encoding 4-hydroxy-2-oxovalerate aldolase translates to MKLLDCTLRDGGNVVGRGFNAEMTAMIIRGLIRSNVRVIEMGNCTGIGSYEANSSIAPCTDKEYLEVIQPFLPQAEIGMFMGWKNGTAENVSLAKSYGLKFLRVGANAGDGKNACDAIKRVKDAGMICRFSMMKAYVSTPDELAEEAAMLESCGLDEVTVMDSAGTMMPQDAGAYVKALKASVKIPVAFHGHNNLGLSVANALAAHEAGADVFDCGLLGMARSAGNCATELAAAAFQRLGLLQDVDLMAMLDFEDKELIPAMEAYSYHVAVKPFDLILGLAGAHSSFTKMFKEVAETKGVSLYKLILEVSKEDRKNPSRELVEKVADSLK
- a CDS encoding hydroxyacid dehydrogenase; this encodes MSVFLSEYIHPDALELLRKNCSVVDNFDRADEVEAIILRVFEVNATVMDTCKNLKVIGKHGVGCNTIDLDEAKKRGITVLNTPSANSNSVAELIVGLMLDISRNITLAHNKTQGGAFKKIAPAEMTGMELTGKTLGLVGTGNIARRAAEILRNGFGVKVIGYDPYVSREVMAKFGYEKYETVQELIANSDIVNVSVPLTDSTRNLIAGDTFDCFRKGAILVNAARGGIVNEEDLYHALKAGKLRAAACDAFVAEPPTRQNTNLFELDNFVGTPHIGACAEEALYRMGMEVVEEVIKVLGGGEPAHRVA
- a CDS encoding MurR/RpiR family transcriptional regulator, whose product is MADYFLNNQEKLAGMSSQDVAREIGVSDASVIRFCRIIGYEGFKDLKAHVYNMLVENSFAGLSLGERMTQSSQKFQRIDPMIQFQAFIQQNMLSAFTNSPEDIHKVVEALTSAKHKYIIGLRGCRGLALTFSRTLTFMLPNVFYLDDSEGMSLSRMQDVDAGDAVIMFVFSRYYKTDAKYLETAKKNGARVCLITNEFPEPLKQYTDTVLYVSTAGMSFFHSVLGAAALSEYILILTGQEVDYKSRLDERDELTAYQRIDA
- a CDS encoding ComEC/Rec2 family competence protein gives rise to the protein MEVLRRSPMLAVLAGLTAGLALYDRAGMWAFAVMVPALYVAVMFSSYEHELPGQWPLFFAGLAICALCSLRCCWVLSRPPADNVTLTEAAGTVTAVRTWGRQYVLTVDVDGGGRYAVRLPFAEYMQGTRIKFDGVTRSFRKNGNFDEGRYWQARGITSWLSLYNVEELGEKFSLALFRYRLSKKLTMYLPDATASYLKAMWLGERDDLLNRMHRRWGTVHLLAVSGFHVGIIVLCASFFFGESSVMLSVIMWLYILLTGAAPSALRAGLMFQAGLIARGLGRPVNGVNSVSLAGVMILMWSPLMFWDIGFRLSMLCALTITTIPRKFWLALSSLMFLVSFPQVSSTFGEVVIVGIVLNVIAPIYFTFALTIASALGALRLLGVRYAVLAAEGGFLLWEKAADCVAEAVPYSMGWNYFTAWIGTGTLVWCLCNYFRLAPLRVIAVTAGMSFAAFMMFL
- a CDS encoding helix-hairpin-helix domain-containing protein — encoded protein: MQSRKLVITVSGVILFLLAGTFTMLFRPSPQSTPADNPAPVPEATAPAATPSEPEKPSAPEIWFVYVTGAVKKPGVYKLLEGSRIYEAINAAGGFTPKADQASLNLADFLSPNLHIDIPEKGQASPNAPVPGTSPQSGGLVDINRADVHELQRISGVGPAIAQRIIDYRKKHGSFTSPEDLLNVKGIGSSRLEQMRGQLTFTRSSSGGSSLVDINRANLQELQRINGVGKATAQRIIDYRQKHGSFSKPEDLLNVKGIGAAKLKQIRTQIVIR
- a CDS encoding DUF1015 domain-containing protein — translated: MSSWAVVACDQFTSQPEYWDKVRDIAGISPSAYNLILPEALLSSSTPETCAHINSMMADYLEHGFFTEYRDAYIYVERTLLDGSIRPGIVGVIDLEEYDYLPGTTPRIRATEQTVSERIPARKAIRQNAALELSHVILLCDDERRELIEPLKHSKHSMRKLYSFELMLGGGNIQGWLVEGDHARAFNTRLASYIRRKSRDLPLVFAVGDGNHSLAAAKACYEEQRSTNPLARYAMVELENIHDDSLKFEPIHRIVKGVDPDTVLASMKADICAPMFGASWPIKYYARGKSGTLHLDKARGASALIVLQQYLDAKRCSIDYIHGTDTLIQLSSHEGCIGFELPPFDEAAKRDFFRVIAESGVLPRKTFSMGHAQEKRYYLEARKIR
- a CDS encoding DMT family transporter → MLADLGLLYCAFFWGTSFVTMKILVGVYPACWLLFLRFSTSSVMLYLFFHNRINKSFRHVFKDGVILGFLLFVAITTQTVGLNYIGGGRSAFISATYVLMVPLMLWALQKDFPGWVKLFAAALCVAGMYFLTGEDVSEASALGDALTVICALTFAVQVIVISRSTQGSDPIALSFAEFVSFSVFALVASLMFETRPVLLDAGSLPELLFTIIFATFGCYSMQIVAQKYAEPSHATIIMSLESVFGLAGGIIFLGESLTFRAGVGCALIFVSVLISELEPYFRKRS
- a CDS encoding DUF3084 domain-containing protein; translation: MLERFFSGTNWLLILSLVFGSAALAVLGDSLGSKYGKKRMSLFGLRPKYTSRLITAFTGALIAAGVLAVMSVFSQDVRTALFGMKLLKQQMYDLQFQLTRSEENAQQARVSLAEASASLDLTSFELDTMKNDQLLLQLQRDELQASLRVMREESQQLREEIRSLRSEAIAMNANVLLGQAAFEPGMSREEIAAGIAALKQRVRLNVLSLISNQSFTRMRDIPVEFDAEAEAALIDELAGSDMRQYVRALSGENYVFGDNMRIMVRLETGTSIIIYPDGSPVYRKFFANGGSAKSEETLHVFLRELREKVINDGVLPDPATNNVGTLEGEAFFSAVEALNAINSPVIISALASGDIYTEGPVVIDIVFEE